One window of Phycisphaerae bacterium genomic DNA carries:
- a CDS encoding NTP transferase domain-containing protein: protein MDLTLVVLAAGMGSRYGGMKQLEKFGPGGATLMDYSVYDALRAGFGRLVFVIRPEMDGAFREAVGRRYERRVPVAYAYQRHDDLPLGFSVPADRKKPWGTGHAVLAAREVTQPFAVVNADDFYGAQGLAATADFLRGGGSDHALVGYRLRDTLPEEGTVSRGICQCTRDGWLESIVETLKIERCGADARCPDEHGGWRTLPGDTIVSMNLWAFTPGIFGELQTAFQRYLEQTGGRADTELHLPSAVQQALQAGRARVRVLPAGSVWCGVTNPQDKPRVERAIRAFVARGDYPAQLWD, encoded by the coding sequence ATGGACTTGACGCTGGTTGTGCTCGCCGCCGGCATGGGCAGCCGTTATGGCGGAATGAAGCAGCTCGAGAAATTCGGCCCGGGCGGCGCGACGCTGATGGACTACTCGGTCTACGATGCGCTACGGGCGGGCTTCGGCCGGCTGGTGTTCGTGATTCGGCCGGAGATGGACGGGGCGTTTCGCGAGGCGGTCGGGCGGCGCTACGAGCGGCGCGTGCCGGTGGCGTATGCGTACCAGCGGCATGACGACCTGCCGCTGGGGTTCAGCGTGCCGGCGGACCGCAAGAAGCCATGGGGCACCGGGCATGCGGTGCTGGCGGCGCGGGAAGTGACGCAGCCGTTCGCGGTCGTGAACGCGGATGATTTCTACGGGGCGCAGGGGCTGGCGGCGACGGCGGATTTCCTGCGCGGCGGCGGGTCGGACCACGCGCTGGTTGGCTATCGGCTGCGCGATACACTGCCGGAGGAAGGGACGGTGTCGCGCGGCATCTGCCAGTGTACGCGCGACGGCTGGCTGGAGAGCATCGTCGAGACACTGAAGATCGAGCGGTGCGGAGCTGATGCGCGCTGCCCGGACGAGCATGGCGGTTGGCGGACGCTGCCCGGAGACACGATCGTCTCGATGAACTTGTGGGCATTTACGCCGGGTATCTTCGGGGAGCTGCAGACGGCGTTTCAGCGGTACCTGGAGCAGACCGGCGGGCGGGCGGACACGGAGCTGCACTTGCCGAGCGCGGTGCAGCAGGCGCTGCAGGCGGGCCGCGCGCGGGTGCGCGTCCTGCCGGCGGGCAGCGTGTGGTGCGGCGTGACCAACCCGCAGGACAAGCCGCGCGTGGAGCGGGCGATTCGCGCATTCGTCGCGCGCGGCGATTACCCGGCGCAGCTATGGGATTGA